A window of Mucilaginibacter paludis DSM 18603 contains these coding sequences:
- a CDS encoding IS256 family transposase: MNKNNNFDFESFKREAIKGMYAGKPLNGEKGIFAPLLKHFLEAALEGELETHLQEEKAAGLSNRLNGKITKRVKSLSGEFDLQSNRDRSGSFEPVVLPKRQVIITEELEEKVIGLYGLGLSTRDISKHIMEIYQMDISATTLSSITDKVIPAMNEWRQRPLESVYAFVYLDCMHYKVREGNGVITRAVYNILGVSLRGQKDLLGMYLSESEGAKFWLSVLTDLKNRGLQDMLIACIDGLKGFPEAIAAIFPKTEIQTCVVHQIRNSLRYIAEKDKKKFMADLKPVYQAINKEQGYENLISLDEKWAKKYPVPVGSWYNNWENLSTFFKYDAHIRRVIYTTNAVEGFHRQVRKVTKTKGAFTSDTALLKLVYLVVQNISEKWTMPMHNWSLTLSQLYIMFGDRIAGHLNNG, translated from the coding sequence ATCAAGGGGATGTACGCTGGTAAACCCCTTAACGGAGAAAAGGGCATCTTTGCGCCTTTACTGAAACATTTTTTAGAAGCAGCGCTTGAGGGCGAGCTAGAAACCCATCTACAGGAAGAAAAAGCCGCAGGCTTATCCAATCGCCTTAATGGTAAAATCACGAAACGAGTTAAGAGCCTTTCGGGCGAATTTGATCTGCAAAGCAACCGGGACCGGTCTGGCAGCTTTGAACCTGTAGTGTTACCAAAGCGACAAGTGATTATAACCGAAGAACTGGAAGAGAAGGTAATCGGCTTGTATGGGCTTGGCCTGAGCACACGGGATATTTCCAAACATATCATGGAAATATATCAAATGGATATCTCTGCAACTACCTTATCCTCTATTACAGACAAAGTTATCCCAGCCATGAACGAATGGCGGCAGCGGCCACTGGAATCGGTTTATGCATTTGTATACCTGGACTGTATGCACTATAAAGTACGTGAAGGCAACGGCGTAATTACCAGGGCTGTTTACAATATTCTTGGTGTTTCCCTTCGTGGGCAAAAGGATCTGTTAGGCATGTATTTATCAGAAAGCGAAGGCGCTAAGTTCTGGCTATCGGTTTTGACCGATCTAAAGAACCGTGGTTTGCAGGATATGCTAATTGCATGCATAGATGGTTTAAAAGGCTTTCCCGAGGCCATAGCAGCCATCTTTCCAAAAACGGAGATACAGACCTGCGTTGTTCATCAGATCCGTAATAGCTTGCGCTATATTGCCGAGAAAGACAAGAAGAAATTCATGGCTGATCTTAAGCCGGTTTACCAAGCCATTAATAAAGAACAGGGCTACGAAAATCTGATTTCCCTGGATGAAAAATGGGCTAAAAAGTATCCGGTTCCGGTCGGGTCGTGGTACAATAACTGGGAAAACCTGTCAACTTTTTTTAAGTATGATGCACACATTCGCAGAGTGATCTACACAACTAACGCGGTTGAGGGCTTTCACCGCCAGGTACGCAAAGTAACTAAAACAAAGGGCGCATTCACATCAGATACAGCCTTGTTAAAGCTGGTATATCTGGTAGTCCAGAATATCTCTGAGAAATGGACAATGCCAATGCACAACTGGAGTTTGACTTTATCTCAACTTTACATTATGTTTGGCGATAGGATAGCTGGTCACCTAAATAACGGATAG
- a CDS encoding isochorismatase family protein yields MKHFKKDDTIILLIDHQVGTITMATNRPKEMIISRAKALAKIGRALGMPIVLTTSMEDHMQGQTVPELQEILPEEYANRVKRSGITNAWDDQNFKDAVLKAGNGRKNVIMAGLTNDVCIVYPSISMVEEGFDVQVVIDAGGSPTEIADDVARATWEKHGVRTNVINQLITELTDRWESEDGGKLMQILLTDIIPTFGQFK; encoded by the coding sequence ATGAAACATTTTAAAAAAGACGACACGATCATTTTACTCATCGATCACCAGGTAGGAACGATTACCATGGCTACCAACCGGCCAAAGGAAATGATCATCAGCCGCGCTAAAGCATTGGCTAAGATCGGCAGGGCGCTTGGTATGCCCATCGTGCTTACCACGAGCATGGAAGATCACATGCAGGGACAAACTGTGCCTGAATTGCAAGAGATATTACCGGAAGAATATGCGAACAGGGTAAAAAGAAGCGGGATCACCAATGCCTGGGATGACCAGAATTTCAAAGACGCAGTTTTAAAAGCAGGAAATGGACGTAAGAACGTTATTATGGCCGGGCTAACCAATGATGTTTGCATCGTGTATCCATCGATTTCAATGGTAGAAGAAGGTTTTGATGTGCAGGTAGTTATAGACGCGGGAGGTTCTCCAACAGAGATAGCTGATGATGTTGCCAGAGCGACATGGGAAAAACACGGCGTTCGCACCAACGTGATCAACCAGCTGATTACCGAATTGACTGACAGATGGGAAAGCGAAGACGGTGGAAAGCTTATGCAAATCCTGCTGACTGATATCATTCCTACATTCGGACAGTTTAAATAG
- a CDS encoding Crp/Fnr family transcriptional regulator, translating into MRSFIRGDELTEFNNDFYFERDFVSAYTSFLTSSPTNCNIQALTNVNVVYITSEQYHALVSHDNEWLKLGKYIAETFFIRKCKRETSFLKNTAAKRLENVLQLYPGIEQRVSQYHIASYLGVKPESLSRIKLLTCINK; encoded by the coding sequence ATGCGCTCATTTATACGCGGAGATGAATTAACCGAATTCAACAACGATTTTTATTTTGAGCGCGATTTTGTAAGCGCTTATACCAGTTTTTTAACATCCAGTCCTACCAATTGTAACATCCAGGCCCTGACCAACGTAAATGTAGTTTACATCACATCGGAGCAATATCATGCCTTGGTTTCACATGATAATGAATGGCTTAAACTGGGTAAATACATAGCGGAAACATTCTTTATCAGAAAATGTAAACGGGAAACCTCATTTTTGAAGAATACCGCTGCTAAAAGGCTGGAAAATGTATTGCAATTATATCCGGGAATTGAGCAGCGGGTTTCGCAATATCATATTGCTTCTTATTTAGGTGTAAAGCCTGAATCGCTGAGCCGGATCAAACTCTTAACATGCATCAATAAATAA
- a CDS encoding pirin family protein gives MLQIISNQQKIVKKNGGFGIEILFPGKGMGSEDSGIGTIGRIDQATVTPGTLVPMHPHQNDEILTYLRSGVVEHKDTEGNIEVITNKRLMMMNAGSKFQHEELVLPQGGVLTALQIFIRPETGGLKPKVQFHEFPDAVNLNDWRAVAGKGDAFPLQIRSSTWIYDMKLEQGKQQSLPVLQITDATCLVYVFDGSLGVNENINIQKGESLVIEDERILLKAFEDCNLILFVTDRNARVFKDGMYSGNINRTK, from the coding sequence ATGTTGCAAATCATTTCAAACCAGCAAAAGATCGTCAAGAAAAACGGCGGCTTCGGCATTGAGATTCTTTTCCCAGGTAAAGGAATGGGCTCCGAAGATTCGGGTATCGGTACCATTGGAAGGATTGACCAGGCCACCGTTACTCCCGGCACTTTAGTACCCATGCACCCGCATCAGAATGACGAGATACTGACCTATCTAAGAAGTGGCGTAGTTGAACATAAGGACACTGAAGGGAATATCGAAGTCATTACCAATAAACGACTGATGATGATGAATGCCGGTTCGAAGTTCCAGCACGAAGAACTCGTTTTACCGCAGGGTGGCGTGCTTACCGCCTTACAGATATTTATTCGCCCCGAAACTGGCGGTCTGAAGCCCAAGGTACAGTTTCATGAGTTTCCGGATGCTGTAAACCTCAATGATTGGCGGGCGGTCGCTGGCAAGGGTGATGCTTTTCCTTTACAGATCAGGAGCAGTACCTGGATCTATGATATGAAATTAGAACAAGGAAAACAGCAATCGCTACCGGTGTTACAGATTACAGATGCCACCTGCCTGGTCTATGTATTCGACGGATCGCTCGGCGTCAACGAAAATATCAATATCCAAAAAGGAGAAAGCCTGGTTATTGAAGATGAGAGAATTCTACTTAAAGCCTTTGAGGATTGCAATCTAATACTATTTGTAACTGATCGTAATGCAAGGGTATTTAAAGACGGTATGTACAGTGGCAATATCAACAGAACAAAATGA
- a CDS encoding oxidoreductase: MWTKANIPDQSGKTIIVTGANTGIGYETALALYEAGAHVVLACRSMDKAIDAQTKLEALDGKGTLEISQLNLSDLNDVKKFANQFLKSHKQLDVLINNAGVANTGENAPDRPKTADGYEEQFGINFLGHFALTGCLYPLLKATSGARIVTVSSNGYQTAHIDFNNLRSENSYDAMREYRQSKLANLMFAIELDRRIKQSGDSVLSIAAQPGANKTELVRHMTDKEIAIGKERIGEFMEPWQGALSLLYSAVSPDALGSNLYEPDQGGFRGYPTLSTIKENALDQVTATKLWDLAEKLTGVVYLQ; the protein is encoded by the coding sequence ATGTGGACAAAAGCAAATATCCCTGATCAAAGCGGTAAAACTATTATTGTTACCGGCGCTAATACCGGCATCGGCTACGAAACTGCGCTTGCCTTATACGAAGCAGGGGCTCATGTAGTGCTGGCTTGCCGAAGCATGGACAAAGCCATAGATGCGCAAACGAAACTGGAAGCGCTTGACGGAAAGGGCACACTGGAAATCTCGCAACTTAATCTAAGCGACCTTAACGATGTTAAGAAATTTGCAAATCAGTTTTTGAAAAGCCATAAACAATTGGATGTACTGATCAACAATGCTGGCGTAGCGAACACCGGTGAAAATGCGCCGGATAGACCTAAGACTGCCGATGGCTACGAGGAGCAATTTGGAATTAACTTTTTGGGGCATTTTGCGCTTACAGGTTGTTTATATCCTTTATTAAAAGCCACATCGGGTGCGCGTATAGTTACCGTGAGCAGCAATGGTTACCAAACTGCCCATATTGATTTTAATAATCTGCGATCCGAGAACAGTTACGATGCCATGAGGGAATACCGGCAAAGTAAATTGGCTAACTTAATGTTTGCCATAGAACTTGACCGAAGGATTAAACAAAGCGGAGACAGTGTTTTGTCCATAGCTGCTCAGCCTGGCGCCAATAAAACTGAACTGGTAAGACACATGACCGACAAGGAGATTGCAATCGGGAAAGAGCGTATCGGAGAATTCATGGAGCCTTGGCAAGGCGCCTTATCTTTACTTTATTCAGCTGTTTCACCTGACGCGCTTGGTAGTAACTTATATGAGCCAGACCAGGGCGGGTTTCGCGGATACCCAACGTTGTCTACAATAAAAGAAAATGCCCTTGACCAAGTAACCGCAACTAAACTTT
- a CDS encoding tautomerase family protein: MPIIDLKVSGPENPAVAQQLVTEISRLTKEVLKKKPEVTVITVSFVPDYLWFVNSVSLAELKTKSFHLHIKISDSTNLKVDKADYIEAVHKSLSSLLGGVHPVSYTAIQEMKADAYGYEGLTIEYKYINNQKK; the protein is encoded by the coding sequence ATGCCAATAATCGATTTAAAAGTAAGCGGCCCGGAAAATCCCGCTGTAGCGCAACAACTCGTCACCGAGATCAGCCGTCTTACAAAAGAAGTTTTAAAGAAAAAGCCCGAGGTTACCGTAATCACGGTTTCATTCGTGCCGGATTACCTGTGGTTCGTTAATTCTGTTTCTCTGGCGGAGTTAAAAACAAAAAGTTTCCATCTTCATATCAAAATATCGGATTCTACTAACCTTAAGGTTGATAAGGCTGATTATATTGAGGCTGTTCACAAGTCCTTAAGTTCCTTGCTTGGAGGTGTTCATCCCGTAAGTTATACCGCTATTCAGGAAATGAAGGCAGACGCTTATGGTTATGAAGGATTAACCATAGAGTATAAATACATCAATAATCAAAAGAAGTAA
- a CDS encoding helix-turn-helix transcriptional regulator, translated as MPVEFEFQVIKNYHFLTAFAKHFSTIVEGDKVHLPQWLGDGYIQHIRLDGMALFIHNYKLKHDLILRRQAIANTESITLKFDRSKFLSKYSQQQHDPFFDDLTGFEVEIGTCNFNTELKIPANKQINFLIIGTSRSYLTGLLNSENRCTILDLVKTQPSFVIYDVILPEMDHVIKQIIRINGATELPMLLYNAKAQELIYHLFKNLFKRPVIAPVNVKREDAEKIYLVRLAILKNLNSCPLLPELANLSGLGLTKLQKLFTQVFGQSIHQYYQTMRMIQAASLLSNLSVSETAYKLGFTNLSHFTRVFERHHQLKPKQFKSRLTGDTISQS; from the coding sequence ATGCCTGTAGAATTCGAATTTCAAGTCATAAAAAACTATCATTTTTTGACAGCGTTTGCCAAACATTTCAGCACAATTGTGGAAGGCGACAAAGTACATCTGCCACAATGGTTGGGCGACGGGTACATCCAGCACATCAGGCTGGATGGCATGGCCCTGTTTATTCATAACTATAAATTAAAACATGATCTTATTTTAAGGCGGCAGGCTATTGCAAACACCGAAAGTATAACGCTAAAATTTGACCGGTCTAAATTCCTGTCAAAATACAGTCAGCAACAACATGATCCTTTCTTTGATGATTTAACAGGATTTGAAGTGGAAATTGGAACGTGTAACTTCAATACTGAACTAAAGATACCTGCAAACAAACAAATCAACTTTCTGATCATCGGCACCTCGCGTAGCTATCTAACAGGTTTACTCAACTCTGAAAACCGCTGTACAATTTTAGATTTAGTTAAAACCCAGCCGTCATTTGTTATTTATGATGTCATTCTTCCTGAAATGGATCATGTTATAAAGCAAATCATCAGGATCAATGGCGCTACAGAACTGCCGATGTTACTTTACAATGCAAAAGCACAGGAGTTGATTTATCATCTTTTTAAAAACTTATTTAAACGCCCCGTCATCGCTCCGGTAAATGTTAAACGGGAAGACGCCGAAAAAATTTATCTTGTCCGTTTGGCCATACTTAAGAATTTAAATAGTTGTCCGCTACTCCCGGAACTGGCTAATTTGTCAGGTTTAGGTTTAACCAAATTACAAAAGCTCTTCACGCAGGTCTTTGGACAAAGCATTCATCAATATTACCAGACCATGAGAATGATACAGGCGGCCAGCCTGCTCAGTAACCTGTCTGTATCAGAAACTGCTTATAAGCTGGGCTTTACCAATCTTAGCCATTTTACCAGGGTATTTGAACGGCATCATCAACTAAAGCCTAAACAATTTAAAAGCCGTTTGACAGGAGATACTATTTCACAATCGTAG
- a CDS encoding helix-turn-helix domain-containing protein: protein MAKIVELKTLYEHIDNTIGEATSNRAGHINIFKIDDLHLPTNRKPNYTRRSFYKITLITGENKIHYADQCKHINGTVLIFTNPNVPYFWETVSERQTGYIGIFTEPFFNQLGKIKEYPVFQLIEEAVIPLSGNEAKIYTELFSKMYNTLYSNYPFKYNLLGHLLMEVVHEAQKGYLFKKGTSHGANAAERLKDAFTGLLERQFPIELNYQLINLNSPSAFAGQLNVHVNHLNKVLTTVTGRTTTQWINDRIIQEAKVLLKTTNWTVSEIAYSLGYSEPNQFSAFFKNKTNINATDFRKKVND, encoded by the coding sequence ATGGCTAAAATTGTTGAATTAAAAACGCTCTATGAACATATAGACAATACAATAGGCGAAGCGACAAGTAACCGTGCCGGCCACATCAATATCTTCAAAATAGATGATCTTCATCTGCCGACAAACAGAAAGCCCAATTATACCAGGCGAAGCTTTTACAAGATCACCTTAATTACCGGCGAGAATAAAATCCATTATGCTGATCAATGTAAACATATAAACGGAACGGTTTTAATATTTACAAATCCCAACGTTCCTTATTTTTGGGAAACGGTGAGTGAAAGGCAAACCGGCTACATAGGCATCTTCACAGAGCCATTTTTTAACCAGTTGGGAAAAATAAAGGAGTACCCGGTTTTTCAGCTTATCGAAGAGGCTGTAATTCCATTGAGCGGGAATGAAGCTAAAATCTATACCGAGCTATTTTCCAAAATGTATAACACCCTGTATAGTAATTATCCCTTTAAATATAACCTGTTAGGCCATTTACTAATGGAAGTAGTTCACGAAGCCCAAAAAGGCTATTTATTTAAAAAAGGTACAAGCCATGGCGCTAACGCTGCCGAAAGGCTGAAAGACGCTTTCACAGGGTTATTAGAGCGCCAATTTCCGATAGAACTCAATTACCAGCTCATAAACCTAAACTCCCCGTCTGCATTTGCCGGCCAGCTCAATGTTCATGTAAACCATTTAAACAAAGTGTTAACTACAGTTACCGGGCGTACAACTACCCAATGGATCAATGACCGTATAATACAGGAAGCAAAAGTATTGTTAAAAACCACCAACTGGACGGTTTCGGAAATCGCGTATAGTCTGGGCTATAGTGAGCCTAATCAATTTTCCGCTTTTTTTAAAAACAAGACAAATATCAATGCCACCGATTTTAGAAAGAAAGTTAATGATTGA
- a CDS encoding alpha/beta hydrolase produces MALSEEVKKTIADAEAHGFDKLNLLPPQQTRDLMKQAPANPNPTVVGQVINTIIEKDQIPVRIYIPKGRGPFPVIAYFHGGGFVLLSLDTHDEICRQLCANTDAVVMSVDYKLAPEHPYPEGPESAVAATLWMIENAKNYNGIGDKLAVAGDSAGGYMAIWVAQKLSAARVALKAQFATYPVTDHYSSYHASWEENKEGYVLTAEMMKWFWDNYLTDPSKSDEASPLRTADLSGLPPALIMTANYDPLRDEGKAYADKLQKAGVATIYQNYENVHGFFGTGSIGQQAMQEASNFLKHKLNS; encoded by the coding sequence ATGGCACTATCCGAAGAAGTAAAAAAAACAATTGCCGACGCAGAAGCACACGGCTTTGATAAGTTAAACCTTTTGCCACCTCAACAAACCCGGGATCTGATGAAACAGGCTCCGGCAAACCCGAACCCGACAGTGGTTGGACAGGTGATCAATACCATCATTGAAAAAGATCAGATTCCCGTAAGGATTTACATTCCCAAAGGCCGCGGCCCCTTCCCGGTGATAGCTTATTTTCATGGTGGCGGTTTCGTACTGCTAAGTTTAGATACACATGACGAAATTTGCCGCCAGCTATGCGCCAATACAGATGCTGTGGTAATGTCGGTAGATTATAAACTGGCGCCGGAGCATCCATACCCCGAAGGGCCGGAAAGCGCAGTTGCGGCTACGCTTTGGATGATTGAAAACGCGAAAAACTACAACGGCATTGGCGATAAATTGGCTGTTGCCGGCGATAGCGCCGGGGGATATATGGCTATTTGGGTGGCTCAAAAACTGTCGGCCGCTCGGGTCGCACTCAAAGCCCAGTTTGCAACTTATCCAGTTACAGATCACTATTCATCATATCATGCTTCGTGGGAAGAAAACAAGGAGGGGTATGTGTTGACTGCCGAAATGATGAAATGGTTTTGGGATAATTATCTAACCGATCCGTCTAAATCCGATGAGGCATCACCTTTAAGAACAGCTGACCTTTCGGGTTTGCCGCCAGCATTGATTATGACGGCAAACTATGATCCGCTGAGAGATGAAGGGAAAGCCTACGCTGATAAACTGCAAAAAGCAGGCGTAGCTACGATTTATCAAAATTATGAGAACGTGCATGGATTTTTTGGCACAGGTTCGATAGGGCAACAGGCGATGCAGGAAGCCAGCAACTTTTTAAAACATAAATTAAACAGTTAA
- a CDS encoding NAD(P)-dependent alcohol dehydrogenase produces the protein MKKLIYSKFGGPEVLQIAEVPIPTVQETTVLIKVKAVAINPLDWKIRNGEMKLMSGSKFPKGIGIDFSGVVEEVGTATTKYNKGDEVFGILDVFKGGALSEYISVEEKDIAIKPQNISFEQAAAMPVVGAAALQIFNTLVRLKKGDEILINGASGGIGMFATQIAKTKGAVVTTVVGDSGIQAVKDWGADFVVNYQNEDILKGNKQYDIVIDLSGKMPFSEAKIIMKHSSAYIHTAPGPKEIVVSFFINLFSSKKYKLLMLKPSPEYMAELTGYAEQGMAIVVSRVYPFYSFNKAYTEVPKGKFIGKAVITMGDLV, from the coding sequence ATGAAAAAACTAATTTATTCCAAATTTGGCGGCCCGGAAGTATTGCAGATAGCAGAGGTTCCAATTCCTACCGTTCAGGAAACCACCGTGCTGATCAAAGTTAAAGCGGTAGCCATTAACCCGCTGGACTGGAAAATACGCAATGGCGAAATGAAATTAATGTCGGGAAGTAAATTCCCCAAAGGCATCGGTATTGATTTTTCGGGCGTTGTTGAAGAAGTCGGCACAGCTACTACTAAATACAATAAAGGTGATGAGGTATTTGGTATACTGGATGTTTTTAAAGGTGGGGCGCTGTCCGAATATATTTCAGTCGAAGAAAAAGATATAGCCATTAAGCCGCAAAATATCTCTTTCGAACAGGCTGCGGCTATGCCCGTCGTCGGCGCTGCCGCATTGCAGATATTTAACACTTTGGTAAGGTTAAAAAAAGGTGACGAAATTCTGATCAATGGTGCTTCAGGTGGCATCGGCATGTTTGCTACTCAAATCGCAAAAACGAAAGGCGCCGTAGTAACCACCGTAGTAGGCGATAGTGGTATCCAGGCGGTTAAAGATTGGGGTGCTGACTTTGTAGTCAATTACCAGAATGAAGATATTTTAAAAGGAAACAAACAATATGATATTGTTATTGACCTATCAGGCAAAATGCCTTTTAGCGAAGCTAAAATAATCATGAAGCATTCGTCCGCCTATATACATACAGCCCCCGGTCCAAAAGAAATCGTCGTTTCTTTTTTCATCAACTTGTTTTCAAGTAAAAAATATAAATTACTGATGCTTAAACCTTCTCCGGAATATATGGCCGAACTTACAGGTTATGCAGAGCAGGGGATGGCTATAGTGGTCAGTAGGGTATATCCTTTTTATTCATTTAACAAAGCTTACACGGAGGTGCCAAAAGGTAAGTTTATCGGGAAGGCGGTGATTACAATGGGTGACTTGGTTTAA
- a CDS encoding cupin domain-containing protein, with protein MENSKPSPITVDPTGGEILSIVGDNYRVLVSGKQTNGAFATIDMLIPPQSGPGPHSHSNFYESFYIVDGEVEVHSEAGNYTAKKGSFVVIPEGGVVHYFKNVSDQLAHLLCTVVPAGLEEFFEEIGEPVAAGEFLPPPPMDPESIKKLQAIAEKHGQIVYPPNYLDQK; from the coding sequence ATGGAAAATTCAAAACCATCACCAATTACAGTAGACCCTACGGGCGGGGAAATACTATCGATTGTAGGCGATAATTATCGCGTACTTGTTTCAGGTAAGCAAACCAACGGTGCCTTTGCTACTATCGACATGCTGATACCCCCTCAAAGTGGCCCTGGGCCTCATTCTCATTCAAATTTCTATGAATCTTTCTATATCGTCGATGGCGAGGTGGAGGTTCATTCTGAAGCCGGGAATTATACTGCCAAAAAAGGTTCATTTGTAGTTATTCCTGAAGGCGGCGTGGTGCATTACTTTAAAAATGTAAGTGATCAATTGGCTCATTTGCTTTGTACAGTTGTACCTGCCGGGTTAGAAGAATTTTTCGAAGAAATAGGGGAGCCGGTAGCTGCCGGTGAATTCCTTCCGCCGCCGCCTATGGACCCGGAATCCATAAAAAAATTGCAGGCCATCGCGGAAAAACATGGGCAAATTGTATACCCCCCTAACTACCTCGACCAAAAGTAA